A single region of the Gloeocapsa sp. DLM2.Bin57 genome encodes:
- a CDS encoding DNA polymerase subunit beta has protein sequence MNLKQLLEEKRKDIIEIAARHGAYNIRIFGSVARGEDNENSDFDFLIDDDLDKISPWFPGGLLVDLEDLLERKVDIVTEKGLSDLIRQQILTEAIPL, from the coding sequence GCAATTATTAGAAGAGAAACGAAAAGATATTATTGAAATTGCAGCGAGACATGGAGCGTATAATATTCGTATTTTTGGTTCTGTCGCAAGAGGCGAAGATAATGAAAATAGTGATTTTGACTTTTTGATTGATGATGATTTAGATAAAATCTCACCCTGGTTTCCAGGAGGATTATTGGTAGATTTAGAAGATTTATTAGAGCGTAAAGTAGATATTGTTACTGAAAAAGGACTAAGTGATTTAATTCGCCAGCAAATTTTAACTGAGGCGATTCCACTATGA